From Blastochloris viridis, one genomic window encodes:
- a CDS encoding glycosyltransferase, protein MRQPSAVLEIVYFDAGGGHRSAMNALKEVLEERYPTWCIKPVNLQKLLEPADPVHQITEKLSRPLHKYLVPLAPRLSFRPFQTQDIYNVALKRGVTFGLGAILPILQTYIELNAPKIEGILKRYWCRPDAEAPDLVVSVIPNFNGVMFRALKAVHPNTPFVTVMTDMVDCPPHFWMEDQDQVVVCGTQRALEQAKTSGFYRAQNIYEVSGMILRKSFYKDAAKWQLTREHLGLRPSLPTAIIMFGGNGSLSVSLSILEQFEAAKLKLQTIVMCGNNKKLYDSLQGRAGCHAVGFVANVADYMRLADFLIGKPGPGSVSEAIHVGCPVIVECNKSTMPQERPNVDWILEMQVGLAVKSFEKDIVGAVQTMLASLASFKANIDRNVPKNFAVFEIATILNQIIQRRQHRVRRLAARVY, encoded by the coding sequence ATGAGACAGCCGAGTGCAGTCCTCGAGATCGTCTATTTCGACGCCGGTGGCGGCCACCGCAGCGCGATGAACGCGCTGAAGGAAGTTCTGGAGGAGCGTTATCCGACCTGGTGCATCAAGCCGGTCAACCTGCAGAAACTCCTCGAGCCGGCCGACCCGGTTCACCAGATCACCGAAAAGCTGTCCCGCCCGCTGCACAAATATCTGGTGCCACTGGCGCCGCGCCTGAGTTTCCGGCCGTTCCAGACCCAGGACATCTACAACGTCGCGCTCAAACGCGGCGTCACGTTCGGGCTCGGCGCGATCCTGCCCATCCTGCAAACCTACATCGAGCTGAACGCGCCGAAGATCGAAGGGATCCTCAAGCGCTATTGGTGCCGGCCCGACGCCGAGGCGCCCGACCTCGTCGTCTCGGTGATCCCCAATTTCAACGGCGTGATGTTTCGGGCGCTGAAGGCGGTCCACCCGAACACGCCGTTCGTCACCGTCATGACCGACATGGTCGACTGCCCGCCGCACTTCTGGATGGAGGATCAGGACCAAGTCGTGGTCTGCGGCACGCAGCGCGCGCTCGAACAGGCCAAGACCAGCGGGTTCTACCGGGCGCAGAATATCTATGAGGTTTCCGGCATGATCCTTCGCAAATCCTTCTACAAGGACGCTGCGAAGTGGCAATTGACCCGCGAGCACCTCGGCCTTCGGCCAAGCCTACCCACCGCGATCATCATGTTCGGCGGCAACGGGTCATTGAGCGTGTCGTTGAGCATCCTCGAGCAGTTCGAGGCGGCCAAGCTCAAGCTTCAGACCATCGTGATGTGCGGCAACAACAAAAAGCTCTACGACAGCCTGCAGGGCCGGGCGGGCTGCCACGCCGTCGGCTTCGTTGCCAACGTTGCCGATTACATGCGGCTGGCGGATTTCCTGATCGGCAAGCCGGGCCCCGGCAGCGTCAGCGAAGCCATCCACGTCGGCTGCCCGGTCATCGTCGAATGCAACAAGAGCACGATGCCGCAGGAGCGCCCCAACGTCGATTGGATCCTGGAGATGCAGGTCGGGTTGGCGGTGAAGAGCTTCGAGAAGGATATCGTCGGCGCCGTGCAGACGATGCTGGCGTCGCTGGCGTCCTTCAAAGCCAATATCGACCGGAACGTCCCGAAGAACTTTGCCGTGTTCGAGATCGCGACGATCCTGAACCAGATCATTCAGCGCCGGCAGCACCGCGTCCGCCGGCTTGCCGCGCGGGTTTACTGA
- a CDS encoding HD family hydrolase, which translates to MARSDDSAPPRAWQRMLSGRRLDLLDPSPLDVEIEDIAHGLARVARWNGQTRGPHIFSVAQHVLLVEAISRRLAPNLDRSWRLAVLLHDAPEYVIGDMISPFKAVMGGAYKTVEARLQAAIHIRFGLPPASPAELHRLTKAADRGAAYLEATRLAGFSDDEARKFFGAPPDLPAASAERLLAPWTAGEAARKFLTRFRALAGD; encoded by the coding sequence ATGGCCCGCTCCGATGATTCCGCCCCGCCGCGCGCCTGGCAGCGCATGCTGTCCGGCCGCCGGCTTGATTTGCTCGACCCCTCCCCGCTCGACGTCGAGATCGAGGACATCGCCCACGGCCTGGCCCGGGTGGCGCGCTGGAACGGCCAGACCCGCGGCCCCCACATTTTTTCGGTGGCCCAGCACGTGCTGCTGGTCGAGGCGATCTCGCGGCGGCTCGCGCCCAACCTCGACCGCTCGTGGCGGCTGGCGGTGCTGCTGCACGACGCGCCGGAATACGTCATCGGCGACATGATCTCGCCGTTCAAGGCGGTGATGGGCGGCGCCTACAAGACGGTGGAGGCGCGATTGCAGGCCGCCATCCACATCCGGTTCGGGCTGCCGCCGGCATCGCCGGCGGAGCTGCACCGGCTGACCAAGGCCGCCGACCGCGGCGCCGCCTATCTGGAGGCGACGCGGCTCGCCGGCTTCTCCGATGACGAGGCGCGCAAGTTCTTCGGTGCGCCGCCGGACCTGCCCGCCGCCTCCGCCGAGCGCCTGCTGGCGCCGTGGACCGCGGGCGAGGCGGCGCGAAAATTCCTCACCCGCTTTCGCGCCCTGGCCGGGGATTGA
- the trxA gene encoding thioredoxin TrxA — MAVSKVTDASFDQDVLKSSDAVLVDFWAEWCGPCRMIAPVLDEIAAEMAGKIKIVKLNVDENPATAAKYGVMSIPTLMLFKNGELASRQVGAAPKAKLVQWVHSAV; from the coding sequence ATGGCTGTCTCCAAGGTAACTGATGCCAGCTTCGACCAGGATGTTCTGAAGTCGAGCGATGCTGTTCTCGTCGATTTCTGGGCGGAATGGTGCGGACCGTGCCGGATGATCGCGCCGGTTCTCGACGAAATTGCCGCGGAAATGGCCGGAAAGATTAAGATCGTCAAGCTGAACGTCGACGAAAACCCGGCGACTGCCGCGAAATACGGCGTGATGTCGATCCCGACCCTGATGCTGTTCAAGAACGGCGAGCTGGCCTCGCGCCAGGTCGGCGCCGCGCCGAAGGCCAAGCTGGTGCAATGGGTGCACTCGGCGGTGTGA
- the addA gene encoding double-strand break repair helicase AddA, translated as MSAFSIPDKTRLDQAAASDPARSAWVDANAGSGKTHVLARRVVRLLLRGTPPDKVLCLTFTKAAAANMANRVLAALAAFATATDVELDRALAEIDGDSPTPQRRARARRLFAEALETPGGLKVQTIHAFCDRVLHQFPFEAGVPAGFSVLDDRLADELLAGARARVMVEAANDPSSPLGRALETAIAAASDNGLTEAFAEAVQDRHAIAGWIAAAGGVEAAAGQVAECLGLRPGETRAAIEADMLASPHLPRSEWPAVAAEFAAGSGANDKKFAGYLLAAAAATDDAQALDACLKVFLTDKEEPRSDKQFPSKRIRDDHPALALALRAERDRLAALIEPRRAAAAAERSAALLVLADAVIGRYEAMKARRALLDFDDLVANTRTLLEDIGAAWVLYKLDRGIDHVLVDEAQDTSAAQWAIVSALTAEFFAGKGARERPRTVFAVGDAKQSIFGFQGAAPAMFGEMQTHFKDAAEDGDYAWSSVRLEVSFRSCQPVLDAVDRVFAQDAARAGLQVVDDAALAHQSVRAGAPGVVELWPLIEPDAASESREPWDLPLDAATAASPNVRLAHRIAASVAAWTRGGRRKADGSPIGAGDVLILVRRRGALFEAMLKALKACGLEVAGADRLVLAEHIAVMDLIALGDAILCPHDDLALACLLKSPLFGFSDDELMAIAAPRTGTLAAALDHATEPKAQAAAARLAQWRTEGRALRPFDLYSRVLGRDGGRRAMLARLGPEAADPLDEFLALALADEGAGLPALTGFLHRVRAAGAEVKRDMEVGASAVRVMTVHGAKGLEAPVVILADTVARPEGAKDLRLLPLARPGAAHGAPQPRVWVPSRAGEPAAAAAARDGVRAEAAAEYRRLLYVALTRAADVLVIAGARGKTAEPDGCWYRLVEGALKAEAAEEPADGWDGTVWRWSRWPEVAAAAGGAPAPAPPPERPAWLDRPVDSAIARPAPLKPSRTGPPADPAAVARGRLVHRLLEVLPDLPPAERPAVAEALTARFGLEPAGCTGVVEDTLALIADPALARLFGPGSRAEVPLAGTIGSAGLTPVPVSGRIDRVWVGEDAVLIADFKTDTAVPTTAADVPGAYRRQLALYRALLAELFPGRPVACWLVFTCGPRVMPVPDALLDEALARLTSAPALP; from the coding sequence ATGAGCGCCTTCAGCATTCCCGACAAGACCCGGCTCGACCAGGCCGCCGCCTCCGACCCCGCCCGCTCGGCCTGGGTCGACGCCAATGCCGGCTCCGGCAAGACCCACGTCCTGGCGCGGCGGGTGGTGCGGCTGCTGCTGCGCGGCACCCCGCCCGACAAGGTGCTGTGCCTGACCTTCACCAAGGCCGCCGCCGCCAACATGGCCAACCGCGTGCTCGCGGCGCTGGCGGCGTTCGCCACCGCGACGGACGTCGAGCTCGACCGCGCCTTGGCCGAGATCGACGGCGACAGCCCGACCCCGCAGCGCCGGGCGCGGGCGCGGCGGCTGTTCGCCGAGGCGCTGGAGACGCCGGGCGGCCTGAAGGTCCAGACCATCCATGCGTTCTGCGACCGCGTGCTGCACCAGTTCCCGTTCGAGGCCGGCGTGCCGGCCGGGTTCTCGGTGCTCGACGACCGCCTCGCCGACGAGCTGCTGGCCGGCGCCCGTGCCCGCGTGATGGTCGAGGCGGCCAACGATCCGTCATCGCCGCTCGGCCGGGCGCTGGAGACCGCGATTGCAGCGGCCTCCGACAACGGGCTCACCGAGGCGTTCGCCGAGGCGGTGCAGGACCGCCACGCCATCGCCGGCTGGATCGCGGCGGCGGGCGGCGTCGAGGCGGCGGCCGGCCAGGTCGCCGAGTGCCTCGGGCTGCGCCCTGGCGAAACCCGCGCCGCCATCGAGGCCGACATGCTGGCGAGCCCCCATCTGCCGCGCAGCGAATGGCCGGCGGTTGCGGCGGAGTTCGCCGCCGGCAGCGGCGCCAACGATAAGAAGTTTGCCGGCTATTTATTGGCTGCCGCCGCGGCCACGGACGATGCCCAGGCGCTCGACGCCTGTCTCAAGGTATTCCTGACCGACAAGGAGGAGCCGCGCAGCGACAAGCAGTTCCCCTCCAAGCGCATCCGCGACGATCACCCCGCCCTCGCCCTGGCGCTCCGCGCCGAGCGCGACCGGCTGGCGGCGCTGATCGAACCCCGCCGGGCCGCCGCCGCCGCCGAGCGCAGCGCCGCGCTGCTGGTGCTCGCCGACGCCGTGATCGGCCGCTACGAGGCGATGAAGGCGCGGCGCGCCTTGCTCGACTTCGACGACCTGGTGGCGAACACCCGGACCCTGCTCGAAGACATCGGCGCCGCGTGGGTGCTCTACAAGCTCGACCGCGGCATCGACCATGTGCTGGTCGACGAGGCGCAGGACACCTCGGCGGCCCAATGGGCGATCGTGTCGGCGCTGACCGCCGAATTCTTTGCCGGCAAAGGAGCGCGCGAGCGGCCGCGCACGGTGTTCGCGGTGGGCGACGCCAAGCAGTCGATCTTCGGCTTCCAGGGCGCGGCGCCGGCGATGTTCGGCGAGATGCAGACGCACTTCAAGGACGCCGCCGAGGACGGCGACTACGCCTGGTCGAGCGTGCGGCTCGAGGTGTCGTTCCGCTCGTGCCAGCCGGTGCTGGACGCCGTCGACCGCGTGTTCGCCCAGGACGCCGCCCGCGCCGGGCTCCAGGTGGTCGATGACGCCGCCCTGGCCCACCAGTCGGTGCGGGCCGGCGCGCCGGGGGTGGTGGAGCTGTGGCCGCTGATCGAGCCCGACGCGGCCTCGGAAAGCCGCGAGCCGTGGGACCTGCCGCTCGACGCCGCCACCGCCGCCAGCCCCAATGTGCGGCTGGCCCACCGCATCGCCGCGAGCGTGGCGGCCTGGACCCGCGGCGGCCGCCGCAAGGCCGACGGCAGCCCGATCGGCGCCGGCGACGTGCTGATCCTGGTGCGCCGGCGCGGCGCGCTGTTCGAGGCGATGCTGAAGGCGCTGAAGGCGTGCGGCCTCGAGGTCGCCGGCGCCGACCGGCTGGTGCTGGCCGAGCACATCGCGGTGATGGACCTGATCGCACTCGGCGACGCCATCTTGTGCCCGCACGACGACCTCGCGTTGGCCTGCCTGCTGAAAAGCCCGCTGTTCGGCTTCAGCGACGACGAGCTGATGGCGATTGCGGCGCCGCGCACCGGCACGCTCGCCGCGGCACTCGATCACGCCACCGAGCCGAAGGCGCAGGCCGCCGCCGCCCGCCTCGCCCAATGGCGGACCGAGGGCCGGGCGCTGCGCCCGTTCGACCTCTATTCGCGGGTGCTCGGCCGCGACGGCGGGCGGCGGGCGATGCTGGCGCGGCTCGGGCCGGAGGCGGCCGACCCGCTCGACGAGTTCCTGGCGCTGGCGCTCGCCGACGAGGGCGCCGGCCTGCCGGCGCTGACCGGCTTTCTCCACCGGGTGCGCGCCGCCGGCGCCGAGGTCAAGCGCGACATGGAGGTGGGGGCGAGCGCGGTGCGGGTGATGACGGTGCACGGCGCCAAGGGCCTCGAAGCGCCGGTGGTGATCCTGGCCGACACCGTCGCCCGGCCCGAGGGCGCCAAGGATCTACGCCTGCTGCCGCTCGCCCGGCCCGGCGCCGCCCACGGCGCCCCGCAGCCGCGGGTCTGGGTGCCGTCCCGGGCCGGCGAGCCGGCGGCGGCCGCCGCCGCCCGCGACGGCGTGCGGGCCGAGGCCGCGGCCGAATATCGCCGCCTGCTCTACGTCGCGCTGACCCGCGCCGCCGACGTGCTGGTGATCGCCGGCGCCCGCGGCAAGACCGCCGAGCCGGACGGCTGCTGGTACAGGCTGGTCGAGGGCGCGCTCAAGGCCGAGGCGGCCGAGGAGCCGGCCGACGGCTGGGACGGCACGGTGTGGCGCTGGAGCCGCTGGCCGGAGGTGGCGGCGGCGGCAGGCGGCGCCCCGGCCCCGGCGCCGCCGCCGGAGCGACCGGCCTGGCTCGACCGCCCGGTGGACAGCGCCATCGCCCGGCCGGCGCCGCTCAAGCCCTCGCGCACCGGCCCGCCGGCCGACCCCGCCGCAGTGGCGCGCGGCCGGCTGGTCCACCGTTTGCTCGAAGTGCTGCCCGATCTGCCGCCCGCCGAGCGCCCGGCGGTGGCCGAAGCGCTGACGGCCCGGTTCGGCCTCGAGCCCGCCGGCTGCACCGGCGTGGTCGAGGACACGCTGGCGCTGATCGCCGACCCGGCCCTGGCGCGGCTGTTCGGCCCCGGCAGCCGAGCCGAGGTGCCGCTCGCCGGCACCATCGGCTCGGCCGGCCTGACGCCGGTGCCGGTGTCCGGCCGCATCGACCGGGTCTGGGTGGGCGAGGATGCGGTGCTGATCGCCGACTTCAAGACAGACACCGCGGTTCCAACCACAGCCGCGGACGTTCCGGGTGCTTATCGGCGCCAGCTCGCGCTCTATCGCGCCCTGCTCGCCGAGCTGTTTCCAGGCCGGCCGGTGGCGTGCTGGCTGGTGTTCACCTGCGGCCCGCGGGTGATGCCGGTGCCGGACGCGCTGCTCGACGAGGCGTTGGCGCGGCTCACCTCCGCACCCGCCCTGCCTTGA
- the addB gene encoding double-strand break repair protein AddB, translating to MAPRVFTIPAGAPFLDTFVAALLAGEVVRGFPDPADPLSLARATLYLPTQRARRLIEAAFLKAHGGNATLLPRLVALGEVDEDEFDLAGGLDLPPAIPKLSRRLLLAQLVAGFAGSPALKLGDAAGLATAPAAALALADELAQLMDRMATGRVPWSGLDGLVPDELDRYWQISIRFLKAVATELWPAILNERGRLDPAVRRDLLARAETERLAAGNGGPVIVAGSTGSLPATRALIAAIARHPSGAVVLPGLDCDLDEASWRALDPGADGEPIPTHPQFGLQQLLAAIGIGREEVEPLATSAAGGRERLLSRALRPAATTDQWATPDPDLDPAAALARVALVVAAEPQEEALAVAVALREVVEEPGRTAALVTPDRALARRVAADLTRWNIRVDDSAGVPLADSGAGLLARALADAAAAALAPVPLAVLLNQPDARFGLTEAKLAARRAALELAVLRGPRPKAGTGGLTLALREVQDARTTLYRRDPRRTLLDSDFALAFDLVARLETGLGPVLALGGRAQPFAALLAAHRDAVEAAARHPDGSGLAGADGDALMTWFDELAEAAADAAAMSLADYAEAVPALMRGVAVRTAFDEAARVRILGPLEARLVPLDRVVVSGLDEGRWPPDTSNDPWLSRPMRRALGLDLPERRIGLSAHDFAQCFGAPEVVLTRARKAGGAPTVPARFLQRLAAVSGAAWHEVGARGERILATARLVDAAPPAVPAPRPMPAPPLDLRPTQLSVTEVEDWIRDPYTIYARHVLRLSPLEPLDADVAAPARGTIVHEALAEFLKVYPERLPPDALPRLLGCGRAAFARLDGFPDLVAVWWPRFQRVARWLVAVETERRSAGPVQSLVELGGKITVPGTGFLLTGRADRIDLTPDGAVVIDYKTGQPPSSPQVESGLAPQLPLEAAMVTLGGFKDVPAGTAIDGLVYVRVSGGEPPGEWKPVKPKAGAVADLAPAALAGLARLVARFGEPTQGYQSLVRSEFTGRHGDYDHLARVAEWSATGGAGEEGEA from the coding sequence ATGGCGCCGCGCGTCTTCACCATTCCCGCCGGCGCGCCGTTTCTCGACACCTTCGTCGCCGCGCTTTTGGCCGGCGAGGTGGTGCGCGGCTTTCCCGACCCGGCCGACCCGCTGTCGCTCGCCCGCGCCACGCTCTACCTGCCGACCCAGCGCGCCCGCCGCCTGATCGAGGCGGCGTTCCTCAAGGCCCACGGCGGCAACGCCACCTTGCTGCCGCGCCTCGTCGCGCTGGGCGAGGTCGACGAGGACGAGTTCGACCTTGCCGGCGGCCTCGACCTGCCACCGGCGATCCCGAAGCTGAGCCGCCGGCTGCTGCTGGCGCAGCTGGTCGCCGGCTTTGCCGGCAGCCCGGCGCTCAAGCTCGGCGACGCCGCCGGCCTTGCCACCGCGCCGGCGGCGGCGCTGGCGCTGGCCGATGAGCTGGCGCAGCTGATGGACCGCATGGCGACCGGGCGGGTGCCGTGGTCGGGGCTCGACGGCTTGGTGCCGGACGAGCTCGACCGCTACTGGCAAATCTCGATCCGCTTCCTGAAGGCGGTCGCGACCGAGCTGTGGCCGGCGATCCTTAATGAGCGCGGCAGGCTCGACCCCGCGGTGCGGCGCGACCTGCTCGCCAGGGCCGAGACCGAGCGGCTGGCGGCGGGGAACGGCGGTCCGGTGATCGTGGCCGGCTCGACCGGCTCGCTTCCGGCGACGCGCGCGCTGATCGCCGCCATCGCCCGCCACCCCAGCGGCGCAGTGGTGCTGCCCGGCCTCGACTGCGACCTCGACGAGGCGTCGTGGCGCGCGCTCGACCCCGGCGCCGACGGCGAGCCGATTCCGACCCATCCCCAGTTCGGCCTTCAGCAATTGCTGGCGGCGATCGGCATTGGGCGCGAGGAGGTCGAGCCGCTGGCGACGTCCGCCGCGGGCGGGCGCGAACGACTGCTGTCGCGGGCGCTGCGCCCGGCCGCCACCACCGACCAGTGGGCGACGCCCGATCCCGATCTCGACCCTGCCGCCGCGCTGGCGCGGGTGGCGCTGGTGGTCGCCGCCGAACCGCAGGAGGAGGCGCTGGCGGTCGCGGTGGCGCTGCGCGAGGTGGTGGAGGAGCCCGGCCGCACCGCCGCTTTGGTGACGCCCGACCGCGCCCTGGCCCGCCGGGTGGCGGCCGACCTGACGCGCTGGAACATCCGGGTCGACGATTCCGCCGGCGTGCCGCTGGCCGACTCCGGCGCCGGCCTGCTCGCCCGCGCGCTGGCCGACGCCGCAGCCGCGGCGCTGGCGCCGGTGCCGCTGGCGGTGCTGCTGAACCAGCCCGACGCCCGCTTCGGCCTTACCGAAGCCAAGCTTGCGGCGCGGCGCGCCGCGCTGGAACTCGCCGTGCTGCGCGGGCCGCGCCCCAAGGCCGGCACCGGCGGCCTCACCCTGGCGCTGCGCGAGGTGCAGGACGCCCGCACCACCTTATATCGCCGCGACCCGCGCCGCACGCTGTTGGACTCCGACTTCGCGCTTGCCTTCGACCTGGTGGCGCGGCTGGAGACCGGCCTTGGCCCAGTGCTGGCGCTGGGTGGCCGGGCGCAGCCGTTCGCGGCGCTGCTCGCCGCCCACCGCGACGCGGTCGAGGCGGCGGCACGCCATCCGGACGGCTCCGGCCTCGCCGGCGCCGACGGCGACGCGTTGATGACATGGTTCGACGAGCTGGCCGAGGCGGCGGCCGACGCCGCGGCGATGTCGCTGGCCGACTACGCCGAGGCGGTGCCGGCGCTGATGCGCGGCGTCGCGGTGCGCACCGCGTTCGACGAGGCGGCGCGGGTGCGAATCCTCGGCCCCCTTGAGGCGCGGCTGGTGCCGCTCGACCGGGTGGTGGTGTCGGGCCTCGACGAGGGCCGCTGGCCGCCCGACACCTCGAACGACCCCTGGCTCAGCCGGCCGATGCGCCGCGCGCTGGGGCTCGACCTGCCGGAGCGCCGCATCGGGCTATCGGCGCACGATTTCGCGCAGTGCTTCGGCGCGCCGGAGGTGGTGCTGACGCGGGCGCGCAAGGCCGGCGGCGCGCCGACCGTGCCGGCGCGCTTCCTGCAACGGCTCGCCGCGGTGTCGGGCGCGGCCTGGCACGAGGTCGGCGCGCGCGGCGAGCGCATCCTCGCCACCGCCCGGCTGGTCGACGCCGCCCCGCCCGCCGTGCCAGCGCCGCGGCCGATGCCGGCGCCGCCGCTGGACCTCAGGCCGACGCAGCTCAGCGTCACCGAGGTCGAGGACTGGATTCGCGACCCCTACACCATCTACGCCCGCCACGTGCTGCGCCTCAGCCCGCTCGAGCCGCTCGACGCCGACGTCGCCGCGCCCGCCCGCGGCACCATCGTGCACGAGGCGCTGGCGGAGTTCCTCAAGGTCTATCCCGAGCGGCTGCCGCCTGACGCCCTGCCACGGCTGCTCGGCTGCGGCCGCGCCGCGTTCGCCCGCCTCGACGGCTTTCCCGATCTCGTCGCGGTGTGGTGGCCGCGCTTTCAGCGCGTCGCGCGCTGGCTGGTGGCGGTGGAGACCGAGCGCCGCAGCGCCGGCCCGGTGCAGAGCCTGGTCGAGCTGGGGGGGAAGATCACGGTGCCGGGCACCGGCTTCCTGCTGACCGGCCGCGCCGACCGCATCGACCTGACGCCGGACGGCGCGGTGGTGATCGACTACAAGACCGGCCAGCCGCCCTCCAGCCCCCAGGTCGAGAGCGGGCTTGCGCCGCAACTGCCGCTGGAGGCGGCGATGGTGACGCTGGGCGGCTTCAAGGATGTGCCGGCCGGCACCGCCATCGACGGCCTGGTTTATGTCCGCGTCTCGGGCGGCGAGCCGCCGGGCGAGTGGAAGCCGGTGAAGCCCAAGGCCGGGGCGGTGGCCGACCTCGCTCCCGCCGCGCTGGCCGGCCTGGCGCGGCTGGTGGCGCGCTTCGGCGAGCCCACGCAAGGTTATCAGTCGTTGGTGCGGTCCGAATTTACGGGCCGCCACGGCGACTACGACCATCTCGCCCGCGTCGCCGAATGGTCGGCGACCGGCGGCGCCGGCGAGGAGGGCGAGGCATGA